One stretch of Gammaproteobacteria bacterium DNA includes these proteins:
- a CDS encoding penicillin-binding protein activator produces MNRNRYPYRVLAILFAVFIAGCATTPPESEQESTTGEEPGSTTTTTAPIERVFPIDLRTLVDHVVDALLESRAIGNHKPLIAVGEVKDKTNASLDVKEIGNQIKSRLINSEVVRITDDDGGNEINEDKNFRLRDNNRPPKFRFDKLKSKNYRLIAVIHDTPPKKYDMTEKYFRMTLSLLDTDSGELIWIEEKENVEHKPVINQPTTNKVTKKRKRS; encoded by the coding sequence ATGAATAGAAACAGATATCCTTACCGGGTATTGGCGATATTGTTCGCCGTTTTCATTGCCGGTTGCGCTACCACTCCCCCAGAATCTGAGCAGGAATCAACCACAGGAGAAGAGCCAGGCTCAACCACAACGACAACGGCTCCGATTGAGCGTGTTTTTCCCATTGACCTGCGAACACTCGTTGATCATGTCGTGGATGCCCTTTTGGAGAGTCGTGCCATCGGTAATCATAAACCATTAATTGCTGTTGGCGAGGTCAAGGATAAAACTAACGCCTCCTTGGATGTCAAGGAAATCGGCAATCAAATTAAGTCACGGCTCATAAATTCAGAAGTGGTGCGTATAACCGATGATGACGGAGGAAATGAAATAAACGAAGACAAAAATTTTCGCTTACGCGATAACAACCGACCGCCAAAATTTCGCTTCGATAAACTCAAGTCAAAAAATTATCGTCTAATTGCAGTCATCCACGATACACCACCGAAAAAATATGATATGACGGAAAAATATTTTCGGATGACCCTGAGCCTACTGGACACAGATAGCGGAGAGTTGATATGGATTGAAGAAAAAGAAAATGTGGAACATAAACCTGTCATCAATCAACCGACGACTAATAAAGTGACTAAAAAAAGAAAGCGATCATAA